A stretch of the Haloarcula ordinaria genome encodes the following:
- a CDS encoding queuosine precursor transporter has protein sequence MSSDWDGGIRVALVALFVTSLVVAQVTASKLLAFGLPFSLPLAGDTLVMPGAALAYALTFFASDCYAELYGRRAATVVVNVGFAMNFVLLALVWSTILAPGLPPAAQPVDPEAFRSVLAASTGIVVASLAAYLVSQNWDVFVFHRIREYTDGEYLWLRNIGSTASSQLLDTVIFIGVGFVLFQGVPLGAALSLVVGQYVLKLLIALLDTPFVYAVVRFARGQREEPAAPAVQ, from the coding sequence ATGAGTAGCGACTGGGACGGCGGCATTCGGGTCGCCCTCGTCGCCCTGTTCGTCACCTCGCTCGTCGTCGCCCAGGTGACCGCCTCGAAACTCCTAGCGTTCGGGCTGCCGTTCTCGCTGCCGCTGGCCGGCGACACGCTCGTGATGCCGGGCGCGGCGCTGGCCTACGCGCTGACCTTCTTCGCTTCCGATTGCTACGCCGAACTGTACGGCCGTCGGGCGGCGACGGTCGTCGTCAACGTCGGCTTCGCGATGAACTTCGTGCTGCTGGCGCTGGTCTGGAGCACCATCCTCGCGCCCGGCCTGCCGCCGGCGGCCCAGCCCGTCGACCCCGAAGCGTTCCGTTCGGTGCTGGCGGCCAGTACCGGCATCGTCGTCGCCAGCCTCGCGGCCTACCTCGTCAGCCAGAACTGGGACGTGTTCGTCTTCCACCGCATCCGCGAGTACACCGACGGCGAGTACCTCTGGCTGCGCAACATCGGCTCGACGGCCTCCAGCCAGTTGCTCGACACGGTCATCTTTATCGGCGTCGGCTTCGTCCTCTTCCAGGGCGTCCCGCTCGGTGCGGCGCTGTCGCTCGTAGTCGGCCAGTACGTCCTGAAGCTGCTCATCGCGCTGCTCGATACGCCCTTCGTCTACGCCGTCGTCAGATTCGCACGCGGCCAGCGAGAGGAGCCTGCTGCGCCAGCAGTTCAGTAA
- a CDS encoding RlmE family RNA methyltransferase: MSGKDDYYNRAKQEGYRARSAYKLKQLDETAGLLGEGRTVVDLGAAPGGWLQVAAEGVGERGTVVGVDRQRIEALEDSEPTVHYVRGDMTDDSTKAEIREVLGVEADDSLGGPVDVVLSDMAPNMTGEYDLDHARSVHLVQQAFEVATDLLASEGDFCAKVFDGQDLDDLIADIEPEFEYVREVRPDASRDSSSELYLVAKNRLTAPVREGDVVEVTIEDIGEEGDGIAKVENFTVFVSDVAEGETLDVRIDDVKPRYAFAAPAE, encoded by the coding sequence ATGAGCGGGAAAGACGACTACTACAACCGGGCCAAGCAGGAGGGCTACCGCGCCCGGTCGGCGTACAAACTCAAGCAACTCGACGAGACGGCCGGGTTGCTCGGCGAGGGTCGGACCGTCGTCGACCTGGGCGCGGCACCCGGCGGCTGGCTGCAGGTCGCCGCCGAGGGCGTCGGCGAGCGCGGGACCGTCGTCGGCGTCGACCGACAGCGCATCGAGGCCCTCGAGGACTCCGAGCCCACGGTCCACTACGTCCGCGGGGACATGACCGACGACAGCACCAAGGCCGAGATCCGCGAGGTGCTCGGCGTCGAGGCCGACGATTCGCTGGGCGGCCCCGTCGACGTGGTCCTCTCGGACATGGCACCGAACATGACCGGCGAGTACGACCTCGACCACGCCCGGTCGGTCCACCTCGTCCAGCAGGCCTTCGAGGTCGCGACCGACCTGCTCGCCTCGGAGGGGGACTTCTGTGCGAAGGTGTTCGACGGCCAGGACTTAGACGACCTCATCGCCGACATCGAACCGGAGTTCGAGTACGTCCGCGAGGTCCGGCCCGACGCCTCGCGGGACTCCTCTTCGGAGCTCTATCTCGTCGCGAAGAACCGCCTGACTGCACCGGTCCGTGAGGGAGACGTCGTCGAGGTGACCATCGAGGACATCGGCGAGGAGGGCGACGGTATCGCGAAGGTGGAGAACTTTACCGTCTTCGTCAGCGACGTCGCAGAGGGCGAGACGCTCGACGTGCGCATCGACGACGTGAAACCGCGGTACGCGTTCGCGGCACCCGCGGAGTAA
- a CDS encoding DNA polymerase sliding clamp, whose translation MFNAIVSADTLQAALDSVSVLVDECKIHLEEDGLEIRAVDPANVGMVDLRLEAAAFESYETDGGLIGVNLSRLEDIAGMADAGQVVHLELDEKTRKLHIAIDGLEYTLALIDPDSIRQEPDLPDLDLAAHIVIEGKDINRAVKAADMVSDHIALGVDTAEELFYVDAEGDTDDVHLELTKDDLIDLTPGDAHSLFSLDYLKNMNKAIPKDAEVEMELGEEFPVKMHFSFAEGQGRVTYMLAPRIQSE comes from the coding sequence ATGTTCAACGCCATCGTGAGCGCGGACACGCTCCAGGCGGCTCTCGACTCGGTGAGCGTGCTGGTGGACGAGTGCAAGATCCACCTGGAAGAAGACGGGCTGGAGATTCGGGCGGTGGACCCCGCCAACGTGGGGATGGTGGACCTGCGTCTCGAGGCGGCGGCCTTCGAGTCTTACGAGACCGACGGCGGCCTCATCGGCGTCAACCTCTCGCGACTGGAAGATATCGCTGGGATGGCCGACGCCGGTCAGGTCGTCCACCTGGAACTCGACGAGAAGACGCGCAAGCTCCACATCGCCATCGACGGCCTGGAGTACACGCTGGCGCTCATCGACCCCGACTCCATCCGACAGGAGCCGGACCTGCCGGACCTCGACCTCGCCGCGCACATCGTCATCGAGGGCAAAGACATCAACCGCGCGGTCAAGGCCGCCGACATGGTCTCGGACCACATCGCGCTGGGTGTCGACACCGCCGAGGAACTGTTCTACGTCGACGCCGAGGGCGACACCGACGACGTCCACCTCGAGCTCACCAAGGACGACCTCATCGACCTCACACCTGGGGACGCCCACTCGCTGTTCTCGCTCGATTACCTGAAGAACATGAACAAGGCCATCCCGAAGGACGCGGAGGTCGAGATGGAACTGGGCGAGGAGTTCCCCGTCAAGATGCACTTCAGCTTCGCCGAGGGCCAGGGCCGCGTCACCTACATGCTCGCCCCGCGCATCCAGAGCGAGTAG
- a CDS encoding alpha/beta fold hydrolase — MGVTPPGGTDDPEVCRIGERQVAYETGGDPTGRPVLFCHGTPGSRLLVRLLEGPAAELGLRLVAPDRPGIGASDPSDGGIEAWTDDVRALFSHLGIDSAEVLGFSGGAPYALACHRLPAVDHVTLAGGVGPPAVGDVGRTQRVLESLARTTPWLLGPLLRLQRLVLARRDPSAALDLLAARPPDHRRLTDAEVAGLVKADLLAATAQGTATLVEAFATLGRPWPFALGDVEVPVTVVQGRRDGNVPPETGPALVEHLPDATHRPVEADHLGSLLASVQYLHASPTHV, encoded by the coding sequence ATGGGGGTGACGCCACCGGGCGGGACGGACGACCCCGAAGTCTGTCGAATCGGGGAGCGGCAGGTCGCCTACGAGACGGGCGGTGATCCGACCGGGCGGCCCGTCCTCTTCTGTCACGGCACGCCGGGGTCGCGCCTGCTCGTCCGCCTCCTCGAAGGTCCCGCCGCCGAACTCGGCCTCCGCCTCGTCGCCCCTGACCGGCCGGGTATCGGCGCGTCCGACCCGTCGGACGGCGGTATCGAGGCCTGGACGGACGACGTGCGTGCGCTCTTCTCACACCTCGGTATCGACAGCGCCGAAGTCCTCGGGTTCTCCGGCGGCGCGCCATACGCGCTCGCCTGCCATCGGTTGCCGGCCGTCGACCACGTGACGCTGGCCGGCGGCGTCGGCCCACCCGCCGTCGGCGACGTGGGGCGGACACAGCGCGTACTGGAGTCCCTCGCCAGGACGACGCCCTGGTTGCTCGGGCCGCTGCTCCGACTGCAGCGACTGGTCCTCGCCCGCCGCGACCCCTCGGCGGCTCTGGATCTCCTCGCCGCACGGCCGCCCGACCATCGGAGGCTGACCGACGCGGAGGTCGCGGGACTGGTCAAGGCGGACCTGCTGGCAGCCACGGCCCAGGGCACCGCGACGCTGGTCGAAGCGTTCGCGACGCTCGGGCGGCCGTGGCCGTTCGCCCTCGGCGACGTTGAAGTGCCGGTCACCGTCGTCCAGGGCCGGCGCGACGGGAACGTCCCGCCGGAGACGGGCCCGGCGCTCGTCGAGCACCTCCCCGATGCCACGCACCGGCCTGTCGAGGCGGACCACCTCGGGTCGCTGCTGGCCAGCGTCCAGTACCTCCACGCCAGTCCGACGCACGTCTGA
- a CDS encoding DUF7139 domain-containing protein yields the protein MENLGDAYDGRRWEGRDRRRVVAGVALSVVGALAVVLAILIATTPLADFFGATDIRAAEKLAGTVGGLGIPAMFLGVVAVLPSSRGEQVGVAAGAGLCLAGLALFQVAYPYDWTTGPRTLAFETTILYFLGACLAFWFVFTAMASFRLRNNPQGTVRLELKHKGESKTVHVSPEEYRRYADAVRSDGGETEQVIRELESRLED from the coding sequence ATGGAGAACCTCGGGGACGCCTACGATGGCCGCCGCTGGGAGGGCCGTGACCGCCGGCGAGTGGTCGCCGGGGTCGCACTCTCGGTCGTCGGTGCGCTGGCCGTCGTCCTCGCGATACTCATCGCCACCACGCCGCTTGCGGATTTCTTCGGCGCGACAGACATCCGCGCCGCAGAGAAACTCGCCGGGACCGTCGGTGGCCTGGGTATCCCGGCGATGTTCCTCGGCGTCGTCGCCGTCCTGCCGTCGAGTCGAGGCGAACAGGTCGGCGTGGCGGCGGGAGCCGGCCTCTGTCTGGCCGGGCTGGCGCTGTTCCAGGTGGCCTACCCCTACGACTGGACGACCGGCCCGCGGACGCTCGCCTTCGAGACGACGATTCTGTACTTCCTCGGCGCCTGCCTGGCGTTCTGGTTCGTCTTCACCGCGATGGCGAGCTTCCGGCTTCGGAACAACCCACAGGGCACAGTGCGGCTGGAACTCAAGCACAAGGGCGAGTCGAAGACGGTCCACGTCTCCCCCGAGGAGTACCGGCGCTACGCCGACGCGGTCCGCAGCGACGGCGGCGAGACCGAACAGGTCATCCGGGAGCTCGAGTCGCGACTCGAGGATTAG
- a CDS encoding DUF4382 domain-containing protein has protein sequence MDRRRFLTTTTAVGATLFAGCGGSSGDGATDGGSTTDGEASGGDSDGGATASTGAFRLLISDRPAAIDDFDSLDVTFDSARVFRATADEDDEEAEASSDDTDGETETSTPSTEIDTETETETETTETDESETATEDDDGDVAAESDDGEDDDSEAGFQTFDLDSPTVDLTEVVGDKAIGVLDGELETGRYAKIELSVSDVEGIVDDEAVPVKVPSNKLQITKSFEVTAEGTVEFVFDINVVKRGSNGYNLLPVISKSGVAGRDVEVDEVESSGASAQSSSSTETATDDDSSTTTETTTETETDDEGNPNNENSGSGGPGQSSA, from the coding sequence ATGGACAGACGCAGATTCCTCACCACGACCACGGCAGTCGGCGCGACGCTGTTCGCGGGCTGTGGCGGTTCGAGCGGCGACGGGGCCACAGACGGCGGCAGCACGACGGACGGCGAGGCGTCGGGCGGCGACTCCGACGGCGGCGCCACCGCGTCGACGGGCGCGTTCCGGCTCCTCATCAGCGACCGGCCGGCGGCCATCGACGACTTCGACTCGCTGGACGTCACGTTCGACAGCGCCCGCGTGTTCCGGGCGACGGCAGACGAGGACGACGAGGAGGCCGAAGCCAGCTCGGACGACACCGACGGCGAGACAGAGACGAGCACGCCGTCCACCGAGATAGACACAGAAACAGAGACCGAGACTGAGACCACCGAAACCGACGAGTCGGAGACAGCGACCGAAGACGACGATGGGGACGTGGCGGCGGAGTCCGACGACGGCGAGGACGACGACAGCGAAGCCGGCTTCCAGACGTTCGACCTCGACAGTCCGACGGTCGACCTCACCGAAGTGGTCGGTGACAAGGCCATCGGTGTCCTCGACGGGGAGCTCGAGACCGGCCGGTACGCCAAGATAGAACTGTCAGTCTCGGACGTCGAAGGTATCGTCGACGACGAGGCAGTCCCGGTGAAGGTCCCGAGCAACAAGCTGCAGATAACCAAGTCCTTCGAGGTGACGGCCGAGGGGACCGTCGAGTTCGTCTTCGACATCAACGTCGTCAAGCGGGGGTCGAACGGCTACAACCTCCTGCCGGTCATCAGCAAGAGCGGGGTCGCCGGGCGGGACGTCGAAGTCGACGAGGTCGAGTCGTCTGGCGCGTCGGCACAGTCCTCGTCGTCGACGGAGACAGCGACGGACGACGACTCGTCGACGACCACGGAGACCACGACAGAGACTGAGACCGATGACGAAGGAAACCCGAACAACGAGAACAGTGGGTCGGGCGGCCCCGGTCAGTCGAGCGCCTAA
- the hjc gene encoding Holliday junction resolvase Hjc, producing the protein MANSNAKGDRRERELVNALDEAGFAVMRAPASGSATERELPDVLTGDGETFYAIEAKSSAGDPIYLTGEEVEALLFFARNFGAKPRIAVRFDREDWYFFHPGDLYTTDGGNYRVKKETALSEGIDFEEFVGHSEKVTLDDVADDDPDQTVLDVLSAFERGDLTKEDAAEMLS; encoded by the coding sequence ATGGCAAACTCGAACGCGAAGGGGGACCGGCGCGAGCGCGAACTGGTCAACGCGCTCGACGAGGCCGGCTTCGCGGTGATGCGCGCGCCCGCCAGCGGCAGCGCCACCGAGCGGGAGCTCCCCGACGTGCTGACCGGTGACGGCGAGACGTTCTACGCCATCGAGGCGAAATCGAGCGCCGGGGACCCCATCTACCTCACCGGCGAGGAGGTCGAGGCGCTGCTCTTCTTCGCGCGGAACTTCGGCGCGAAACCGCGTATCGCGGTGCGTTTCGACCGCGAGGACTGGTACTTCTTCCACCCCGGCGACCTCTACACGACCGACGGTGGCAACTACCGAGTCAAGAAGGAGACTGCGCTCTCCGAGGGCATCGACTTCGAGGAGTTCGTCGGGCACTCCGAGAAGGTGACGCTGGACGACGTGGCCGACGACGACCCCGACCAGACGGTGCTCGACGTCCTCTCGGCGTTCGAGCGCGGCGACCTGACGAAAGAAGACGCAGCCGAGATGTTGTCGTAG
- a CDS encoding SWIM zinc finger family protein translates to MTLIEPTDDRGPTALAPDLRDMDDRAARAWAEPMAVRPREDDTYAVATASGHTYVVDLTDRTCTCPDHRIRGEHCKHLRRVAIEITARRVAPPGKQRARCDACDAVTFVPVDAVEPHLCPTCRLVPGDIVVVGVAAERADEWLVEAVGKTVAEFETNDGYPTDDIVVEATYLTDALRSDRPRRYSFPHSRLRRADDTALVD, encoded by the coding sequence ATGACACTCATCGAACCCACCGACGACCGGGGGCCCACTGCACTCGCACCGGACCTCCGGGACATGGACGACCGCGCGGCCCGCGCGTGGGCCGAGCCCATGGCAGTCCGCCCCCGCGAGGACGACACGTACGCCGTCGCGACCGCCAGTGGCCACACCTACGTCGTCGACCTCACCGATCGAACCTGTACCTGCCCCGACCACCGGATTCGCGGCGAGCACTGCAAGCACCTCCGCCGCGTCGCCATCGAGATAACCGCCAGACGGGTCGCACCGCCCGGCAAGCAGCGAGCGCGGTGTGACGCCTGCGACGCCGTAACGTTCGTCCCAGTGGACGCTGTGGAGCCCCATCTCTGCCCGACCTGCCGCCTCGTCCCCGGCGACATCGTCGTCGTGGGCGTCGCCGCCGAGCGTGCCGACGAGTGGCTTGTCGAGGCCGTCGGCAAGACGGTCGCCGAGTTCGAGACGAACGACGGCTACCCGACCGACGACATCGTGGTCGAAGCGACGTATCTGACCGACGCACTGCGCTCGGACCGCCCGCGTCGATACTCGTTCCCCCACTCACGACTGCGCCGGGCCGACGACACGGCGCTGGTCGACTAG
- a CDS encoding DUF7472 family protein produces MDIERETALQIVVSTVGVVAFIAAAVYVASTYSVDGNLTPQGGIAVVGAIGVFLVVMLIAGLWLERQDF; encoded by the coding sequence ATGGATATCGAGCGGGAGACTGCGCTGCAGATCGTGGTTTCGACGGTCGGCGTGGTCGCCTTTATCGCTGCGGCGGTCTACGTGGCGTCGACCTACTCGGTCGACGGGAACCTGACGCCCCAGGGCGGCATCGCCGTGGTCGGCGCAATCGGCGTGTTCCTCGTCGTCATGCTCATCGCGGGCCTGTGGCTCGAACGCCAGGACTTCTAG
- the priL gene encoding DNA primase regulatory subunit PriL, with amino-acid sequence MQPLHARYPFLQASRDAVEAAAVDLGEVVATDETVTQRAVERVEHAILDGTVGEPHRRTRVELLSYPVARVLVSLVDEHVCTRKYARAEAETARERFSAEFEATTEFKSTQSERVALADLLSEFDLARSVHEDETGYRVDVGAYLDLAADQRGDRWRLVNRPLAAGQVRIPADDLHVLLKQAIRHRVEDGLPFDVPDAIADELDDEVDSLREVLADLDLTREIDTVVPELFPPCMQHLLDQVQKGAHLEHHSRFAIAAFLSGIGMTTDEIVDIFQVNPGFGEEATRYQVDHIRGDTSPTEYSTPACSTMQSYGDCVNKDDLCATISHPMAYYEKKLDDSDEDELVDWREQDDDGDAEADA; translated from the coding sequence ATGCAGCCGCTCCACGCACGCTACCCGTTCCTCCAGGCCTCGCGCGACGCCGTCGAGGCGGCCGCCGTCGACCTGGGGGAGGTCGTCGCGACCGACGAGACGGTCACCCAGCGGGCCGTGGAGCGGGTCGAACACGCTATCCTCGACGGAACCGTGGGCGAGCCACACCGACGCACCCGCGTCGAACTGCTCTCGTACCCGGTCGCTCGCGTGCTGGTCTCGCTCGTCGACGAGCACGTCTGTACCCGCAAGTACGCCCGCGCCGAGGCCGAGACGGCCCGCGAGCGCTTTAGTGCCGAGTTCGAGGCGACGACCGAGTTCAAGTCGACCCAGTCCGAGCGCGTCGCTCTGGCGGACCTGCTCTCGGAGTTCGACCTCGCTCGTTCGGTCCACGAGGACGAGACGGGCTACCGCGTCGACGTCGGGGCCTACCTCGACCTCGCCGCCGACCAGCGCGGCGACCGCTGGCGGCTGGTCAACCGGCCGCTCGCCGCCGGGCAGGTCCGCATCCCGGCCGACGACCTCCACGTCCTGCTGAAACAGGCCATCCGCCACCGCGTCGAGGACGGCTTGCCGTTCGACGTGCCCGACGCCATCGCCGACGAACTCGACGACGAGGTCGACTCCCTCCGCGAGGTGCTCGCTGACCTCGACCTGACCCGCGAGATAGATACCGTCGTCCCCGAACTGTTCCCGCCGTGCATGCAGCACCTGCTCGACCAGGTCCAGAAGGGCGCCCACCTCGAACACCACTCGCGGTTCGCCATCGCGGCGTTCCTGTCGGGCATCGGGATGACGACCGACGAGATCGTCGACATCTTCCAGGTCAACCCCGGGTTCGGCGAGGAGGCCACGCGCTACCAGGTCGACCACATCCGCGGGGATACCAGCCCTACGGAGTACTCGACGCCGGCGTGTTCGACGATGCAGTCATACGGCGACTGCGTCAACAAGGACGACCTCTGTGCGACCATCTCGCACCCGATGGCCTACTACGAGAAGAAACTGGACGACAGCGACGAGGACGAACTGGTCGACTGGCGGGAACAAGACGACGACGGCGACGCGGAGGCAGACGCCTAG
- a CDS encoding adenosylhomocysteinase, whose amino-acid sequence MTSPISERLADLESARESGRRKMDWAAQHMPICGALREEFEADQPFAGERIGMAMHVEAKTAILAELLAVGGAEVAITGCNPLSTHDDVSAALDAVDGVTSYAERGVDDAAYYDAIEAVIGHKPTITVDDGMDLVAAIHEDYPELIDTIVGGAEETTTGVHRLRAMDDDGELDYPVFAVNDTPMKRLFDNVHGTGESSLASIAMTTNLSWAGKTVVVAGYGHCGKGVAMKASGQNADVVVTEVEPRRALEAHMEGYDVMPMAEAAAEGDVFITTTGNRDVVVREHFEAMQDGVLLANAGHFDVEVDLDALSDLAVDTYEAREGVQAYEMADGRRLNVLAEGRLVNLATPIALGHPVEVMDQSFGIQAVCVREMVENGDAYDAGVHDVPDRLDKEVAEIKLEAEGVAFDSLTETQAEYMGSWQHGT is encoded by the coding sequence ATGACTTCACCCATTTCGGAGCGACTTGCAGACCTCGAGTCGGCCCGCGAGTCCGGCCGGCGGAAGATGGACTGGGCGGCCCAGCACATGCCCATCTGTGGCGCGTTGCGCGAGGAGTTCGAGGCCGACCAGCCCTTCGCCGGCGAGCGCATCGGGATGGCGATGCACGTCGAGGCCAAGACGGCGATTCTGGCGGAACTGCTGGCGGTCGGCGGCGCGGAGGTCGCCATCACCGGCTGTAACCCGCTCTCGACACACGACGACGTGAGCGCCGCCCTGGACGCCGTCGACGGCGTTACCTCCTACGCCGAGCGCGGTGTCGACGACGCGGCGTACTACGACGCTATCGAGGCCGTTATCGGCCACAAGCCGACCATCACCGTCGACGACGGGATGGACCTGGTCGCCGCCATCCACGAGGACTACCCCGAACTCATCGACACCATCGTCGGCGGGGCTGAGGAGACGACGACCGGCGTCCACCGACTGCGCGCGATGGACGACGACGGCGAACTCGACTACCCGGTCTTCGCGGTCAACGACACGCCGATGAAGCGGTTGTTCGACAACGTCCACGGCACGGGCGAGTCCTCCCTGGCGAGCATCGCCATGACGACGAACCTCTCGTGGGCCGGCAAGACCGTCGTCGTCGCCGGCTACGGCCACTGCGGGAAGGGCGTCGCGATGAAGGCCAGCGGGCAGAACGCCGACGTGGTCGTCACCGAGGTCGAGCCCCGCCGCGCGCTGGAGGCCCACATGGAGGGCTACGACGTCATGCCGATGGCCGAGGCCGCCGCGGAAGGCGACGTGTTCATCACGACGACGGGCAACCGCGACGTCGTCGTCCGCGAGCACTTCGAGGCCATGCAGGACGGCGTCCTGCTGGCCAACGCCGGCCACTTCGACGTCGAGGTCGACCTCGACGCGCTCTCGGACCTCGCCGTCGACACCTACGAGGCCCGCGAGGGCGTCCAGGCTTACGAGATGGCCGATGGCCGGCGCCTGAACGTGCTGGCCGAGGGCCGCCTGGTGAACCTCGCGACGCCCATCGCACTGGGCCACCCCGTCGAGGTGATGGACCAGAGCTTCGGGATTCAGGCCGTCTGCGTGCGTGAGATGGTCGAGAACGGCGACGCGTACGACGCTGGCGTCCACGACGTTCCTGATAGATTGGACAAGGAGGTCGCCGAGATCAAACTGGAGGCCGAGGGCGTCGCGTTCGACTCGTTGACGGAGACCCAGGCCGAGTATATGGGCTCCTGGCAGCACGGGACGTAG
- a CDS encoding amidohydrolase, whose product MTDLLVSGGQVLRPDMSIERADVLVDQDSGDITAIEAPGELAGDDELDASGGLAVPGLVNAHTHVAMTLLRGYADDKPLDAWLQEDIWPVEAELTPEDVRVGAELGLVEMIRSGTTALSDMYFHVDEIADAVEQAGMRAVLGFTAVTVAKDEEGAHADMQESLDTARRLDGAADGRITTTFQPHSLTTVGEDYLREYVPEAVEAGLGIHLHANETTDEVDPIVDEQGVRPLEYADDVGLLGPDTFLAHCVHVDQAEIDLLAETETGVVHCPASNMKLASGMAPVQDLLDAGVTVGIGTDGPASNNDLDMFDEMRDAAMVGKLATDDASAVDAATVVQMATANGADALGFDSGRLEVGRNADLAVLDLEAPHLTPAHDLVSHLAYAARGSDVRHTVCDGAVLMRDSEVQVFDEAAVRTRASEHATALVERATER is encoded by the coding sequence ATGACAGACCTCCTCGTCAGCGGCGGACAGGTGCTCCGACCGGACATGTCCATCGAACGCGCGGACGTGCTGGTCGACCAGGACAGCGGCGACATCACCGCCATCGAGGCCCCCGGCGAACTCGCGGGCGACGACGAACTCGACGCCAGCGGCGGCCTGGCGGTGCCGGGGTTGGTCAACGCCCACACGCACGTCGCGATGACGCTCCTGCGTGGCTACGCCGACGACAAGCCCCTCGACGCCTGGTTACAGGAGGACATCTGGCCGGTCGAGGCCGAACTGACCCCGGAGGACGTCCGCGTGGGCGCGGAACTCGGCCTGGTCGAGATGATTCGCTCGGGGACGACGGCGCTCTCGGACATGTACTTCCACGTCGACGAGATCGCCGACGCGGTCGAACAGGCCGGGATGCGGGCCGTCCTCGGCTTCACCGCCGTCACGGTCGCCAAGGACGAGGAGGGGGCCCACGCGGACATGCAGGAGAGCCTGGACACCGCCCGGCGACTCGACGGCGCGGCCGACGGACGCATCACGACGACGTTCCAGCCCCACAGCCTGACGACCGTCGGCGAGGACTACCTCCGCGAGTACGTCCCCGAGGCCGTCGAGGCGGGCCTGGGCATCCACCTGCACGCCAACGAGACGACCGACGAGGTCGACCCCATCGTCGACGAACAGGGCGTTCGACCGCTCGAGTACGCCGACGACGTGGGCCTGCTCGGGCCCGACACCTTCCTCGCCCACTGCGTCCACGTCGACCAGGCCGAGATCGACCTGCTGGCCGAGACCGAGACAGGCGTCGTGCACTGCCCGGCATCAAACATGAAGCTGGCGAGCGGGATGGCACCGGTCCAGGACCTGCTCGATGCGGGCGTCACCGTGGGCATCGGCACCGACGGCCCGGCGTCGAACAACGACCTCGACATGTTCGACGAGATGCGCGACGCCGCGATGGTCGGCAAGCTCGCCACCGACGACGCGAGCGCCGTCGACGCCGCGACGGTGGTCCAGATGGCGACGGCTAACGGGGCCGACGCGCTGGGATTCGACAGCGGTCGACTCGAGGTCGGCCGGAACGCCGACCTCGCTGTCCTCGACCTCGAAGCACCGCATCTCACCCCTGCCCACGACCTCGTCTCGCACCTCGCGTACGCCGCCCGCGGCAGCGACGTGCGCCACACGGTGTGCGACGGCGCAGTTCTCATGCGTGATAGCGAGGTTCAAGTGTTCGACGAAGCGGCCGTTCGAACCCGGGCCAGCGAGCACGCGACGGCGCTCGTCGAGCGTGCCACCGAGCGATAG